One Halalkalicoccus tibetensis genomic region harbors:
- a CDS encoding Cdc6/Cdc18 family protein translates to MSKYDDLFDETAPTDSVFAQKDVLDPLAEADEIIARENQERTLATILNGVHEGYLPPTVSIHGPPGTGKTMTTRRITSEFAARTDLLAVEYVNLKDCRSIFSAANEIHFALTGEKRGAYEGLDGVFEGIWTELADYPEWTVLLLDEIDHVQHDTNYDPNEFFYRLLRGEGKLVRDIHLSCWLLSNELVTVDLRLDSRVESVLGDEELFFPPYGRDTLRAILEPRIERAFCDGAVPEDSFEHGVRKAAFHWGDARRALRLFRRAGEMANDRGLDQVTIDCLDANIEETEREATIEKLLSLPPKHFTVLVGVTDWKQTQTGEIVQPVTAAKIQEDGTLTQLDLGDRAIRTVITELETMGLVETWIDSKGDEGRVKQIQTTFDPQWVREAADPYLEASDTLSSGGD, encoded by the coding sequence ATGAGTAAGTACGACGACCTCTTCGACGAAACGGCACCGACTGACAGCGTCTTCGCCCAGAAGGACGTGCTTGATCCGCTGGCCGAAGCCGACGAAATCATCGCTCGTGAGAATCAAGAGCGTACTCTCGCGACGATTCTCAACGGCGTTCACGAAGGATATCTACCGCCGACCGTTTCGATCCATGGGCCACCCGGGACGGGTAAGACTATGACTACACGGCGAATCACCAGCGAGTTCGCTGCCCGGACTGATCTCCTGGCCGTCGAGTACGTCAATCTCAAGGACTGCCGATCGATCTTTAGTGCGGCTAATGAGATCCATTTTGCACTCACCGGTGAGAAACGTGGGGCCTATGAGGGACTTGACGGCGTCTTCGAGGGGATCTGGACGGAGCTGGCTGACTATCCCGAGTGGACTGTACTCCTTCTCGATGAGATCGACCACGTTCAACACGATACCAACTACGATCCCAACGAGTTCTTCTATCGGCTGTTGCGTGGGGAAGGCAAGCTTGTCCGAGATATTCACCTCTCATGTTGGCTGCTCAGTAACGAGCTGGTGACGGTCGATCTCCGACTCGACAGCCGCGTCGAGAGCGTCCTGGGCGATGAGGAGCTGTTCTTCCCGCCCTATGGGCGCGATACGTTGAGAGCTATTCTGGAGCCCCGCATCGAGCGAGCGTTTTGCGACGGAGCAGTGCCCGAGGACTCCTTCGAGCATGGCGTTCGGAAGGCGGCCTTTCATTGGGGTGACGCACGGCGAGCGCTTCGGCTTTTCCGACGGGCAGGGGAAATGGCCAATGATCGTGGGCTCGATCAGGTGACGATTGACTGTCTCGACGCGAATATCGAGGAAACGGAGCGGGAAGCGACCATCGAGAAGCTGCTCTCATTGCCCCCGAAGCATTTCACTGTACTCGTGGGTGTCACTGATTGGAAACAGACCCAAACAGGAGAGATCGTCCAACCTGTCACGGCTGCTAAGATTCAAGAAGACGGTACACTCACCCAACTCGATCTCGGAGATCGGGCGATACGCACTGTCATCACAGAGCTCGAAACCATGGGTCTCGTTGAGACATGGATCGACTCAAAGGGAGATGAGGGCCGTGTGAAGCAGATTCAGACCACCTTCGATCCACAATGGGTCCGCGAGGCAGCCGACCCGTATCTCGAAGCGTCGGATACCCTTTCATCGGGCGGGGATTGA
- a CDS encoding DUF6517 family protein, giving the protein MELDTEDDSDTEPESSRENVISAEPTPIAIDGATLEETDYEKTRDIIFELTQTISMKDESYIIEASNHLIECVRTIDRIDGEQPVAAFTAVGTPEIETVSQKVDFAERVTNEVIENSLQIGYETIEIEDQASTTHSVVPFENEVTVYQYPGVAEASDYKVDVHLHVARAVRETDYITLVGLYPYFLGDDEQDRIFDLMEAIE; this is encoded by the coding sequence ATGGAGCTTGATACCGAGGACGATTCCGACACTGAACCGGAATCCAGCAGGGAAAACGTCATTTCAGCCGAACCCACCCCCATTGCTATCGATGGCGCTACACTCGAAGAAACGGACTACGAGAAGACACGGGATATCATATTTGAACTAACACAAACAATATCGATGAAGGATGAGTCATATATAATTGAGGCGTCGAATCATCTCATTGAGTGCGTTCGGACTATCGACCGTATAGATGGCGAACAGCCAGTAGCGGCATTTACCGCCGTTGGGACACCTGAAATCGAGACTGTCTCTCAGAAAGTCGATTTTGCTGAACGGGTGACGAACGAGGTCATAGAGAATAGTCTTCAGATTGGATATGAGACTATCGAAATCGAGGACCAGGCGAGCACAACTCATTCAGTCGTTCCATTCGAGAACGAAGTGACAGTATACCAGTATCCGGGGGTGGCTGAGGCAAGTGATTACAAAGTCGATGTGCATCTCCACGTTGCAAGGGCTGTTCGAGAGACAGATTATATTACACTGGTTGGACTCTACCCGTACTTCCTCGGTGACGACGAGCAGGATCGTATTTTCGACCTAATGGAAGCCATCGAATAG
- a CDS encoding ABC transporter ATP-binding protein — translation MTQNLLQADDLFIRRGDQTILDGVSVTISRNSSTLIQGLSGSGKTTLFNVLGLLNPPSAGTLIIDDIDVSESSERTRARIRRETVGFVFQDFRLIDDLTARENAAVPQEHRGERDEAWLDTLFEALAITDLADQYPATLSGGEKQRVAIARALANKPDIIFADEPTGQLDPRTATQVLDLLFGLRDQMEMALVVISHDRDLARRFDRVLLLNDGELNEQPPVSDDVPAERSSAEPEHPLTLQ, via the coding sequence GTGACGCAGAATCTATTGCAGGCTGATGACCTCTTCATTCGCCGTGGGGACCAAACTATCCTAGATGGGGTGTCAGTTACGATCAGTCGGAACAGTAGTACGTTGATTCAAGGACTCAGCGGGTCAGGAAAGACAACCCTCTTCAACGTGTTGGGGTTGCTCAACCCGCCGTCAGCAGGGACGCTTATTATTGACGACATCGACGTCAGCGAAAGCTCGGAACGCACACGAGCACGGATCCGACGAGAGACAGTGGGGTTTGTTTTCCAGGACTTTCGTCTTATTGATGATCTAACTGCACGCGAGAACGCAGCCGTTCCCCAAGAACACCGGGGAGAACGTGACGAAGCGTGGCTCGATACGCTTTTTGAAGCACTCGCGATCACTGATCTGGCCGACCAGTATCCAGCAACACTCAGTGGCGGCGAGAAACAGCGCGTTGCCATTGCACGAGCACTGGCAAATAAACCAGATATCATCTTTGCTGACGAACCGACCGGCCAGCTCGACCCGCGAACGGCGACCCAGGTTCTTGATCTCCTTTTCGGTCTGCGAGACCAGATGGAGATGGCACTCGTCGTGATCAGTCATGACCGTGATCTCGCCCGGCGGTTCGATCGGGTTCTCCTCCTCAATGACGGTGAACTAAACGAGCAACCGCCGGTTAGCGATGATGTTCCAGCCGAGCGATCGTCGGCCGAACCTGAACATCCACTTACTCTTCAGTAA